A portion of the Glycine max cultivar Williams 82 chromosome 10, Glycine_max_v4.0, whole genome shotgun sequence genome contains these proteins:
- the LOC100804649 gene encoding sorting nexin-1-like isoform X4, which translates to MSSDHHPLKTNFPEYQGPEKIVIRRYSDFVWLRDRLFEKYKGIFIPPLPEKSAVEKFRFSAEFIEMRRQALDVFVNRIASHHELKQSEDLRLFLQAEEETMERLRSHETGIFKKKPADLMQIFKDVQSKVSDVVLGKEKPVEESDPEYEKMKHYIFELENHLAEAQKHAYRLVKRHRELGQSLSDFGKAVKLLGASEGNALGKAFSELGMKSEILSAKLQKEAHQLLMNFEEPLKDYVHAVQSIKATIAERANAFRRQCELAETMKLKEINLDKLMLIRSDKVAEAEHEYKELKAESEQATKTFETIVKLMNEEMGRFQEQKTLDMGIAFHEFAKGQARLANGIADAWRSLLPKLEACSSS; encoded by the exons ATGTCTTCCGATCATCATCCATTGAAG ACAAATTTTCCTGAATACCAAGGACCTGAGAAGATTGTCATCCGACGTTACAGTGACTTTGTCTGGTTACGTGATCGCCTTTTTGAGAAGTACAAAGGCATTttcattccccctcttccagaGAAAAGTGCTGTAG AGAAATTTCGTTTCAGTGCTGAATTTATTGAAATGAGGCGGCAAGCATTGGATGTATTTGTAAATAGGATAGCATCACATCATGAACTAAAACAAAGTGAGGACCTGAGGTTGTTTTTGCAGGCAGAGGAAGAG ACAATGGAACGATTAAGGTCACACGAGACTGGCATATTCAAGAAGAAACCAGCCGATCTAATGCAGATTTTTAAG GATGTGCAATCTAAAGTCAGCGATGTTGTCCTTGGGAAAGAGAAGCCAGTAGAAGAATCAGATCCTGAGTATGAAAAGATGAAACATTACATCTTTGAGCTTGAAAACCACTTGGCTGAAGCTCAAAAGCATGCATACCGTCTTGTGAAGAGGCACAGAG AGTTGGGGCAATCACTGTCTGATTTTGGAAAAGCAGTAAAACTTCTAGGTGCTTCTGAAGGAAATGCTCTTGGGAAAGCGTTCTCTGAACTTGGGATGAAGTCAGAGATTTTATCAGCCAAGTTGCAAAAGGAG GCTCATCAGCTCTTGATGAATTTTGAAGAACCTTTGAAAGATTATGTCCATGCTGTACAATCTATTAAG GCAACAATAGCAGAGAGGGCCAATGCCTTCAGAAGACAATGTGAACTGGCTGAAACAATGAAGCTAAAGGAGATTAATCT TGACAAGCTCATGCTGATTCGATCTGATAAAGTTGCAGAAGCTGAACATGAATATAAAGAG TTGAAGGCAGAGAGTGAACAGGCGACGAAGACATTTGAGACGATTGTGAAACTAATGAATGAAGAGATGGGGCGTTTTCAGGAACAGAAAACATTAGATATGGGGATTGCTTTCCATGAATTTGCCAAAGGGCAGGCACGTCTAGCAAATGGTATTGCAGATGCGTGGAGAAGTTTGCTTCCCAAACTGGAAGCATGTTCCTCCTCGTAG
- the LOC100804649 gene encoding sorting nexin-1-like, translating into MEQQQQQRTLSGSSQSPRSPSSSSQPFLSVSVTDPVKLGNGVQAYISYRVITKTNFPEYQGPEKIVIRRYSDFVWLRDRLFEKYKGIFIPPLPEKSAVEKFRFSAEFIEMRRQALDVFVNRIASHHELKQSEDLRLFLQAEEETMERLRSHETGIFKKKPADLMQIFKDVQSKVSDVVLGKEKPVEESDPEYEKMKHYIFELENHLAEAQKHAYRLVKRHRELGQSLSDFGKAVKLLGASEGNALGKAFSELGMKSEILSAKLQKEAHQLLMNFEEPLKDYVHAVQSIKATIAERANAFRRQCELAETMKLKEINLDKLMLIRSDKVAEAEHEYKELKAESEQATKTFETIVKLMNEEMGRFQEQKTLDMGIAFHEFAKGQARLANGIADAWRSLLPKLEACSSS; encoded by the exons atggaacaacaacaacagcagagAACTCTCTCCGGTTCGTCACAGAGCCCTAGATCTCCGTCTTCGTCGTCGCAACCTTTTCTCTCCGTCTCCGTCACCGATCCCGTTAAGCTCGGCAATGGCGTCCAAGCCTATATCTCCTACCGCGTCATCACCAAA ACAAATTTTCCTGAATACCAAGGACCTGAGAAGATTGTCATCCGACGTTACAGTGACTTTGTCTGGTTACGTGATCGCCTTTTTGAGAAGTACAAAGGCATTttcattccccctcttccagaGAAAAGTGCTGTAG AGAAATTTCGTTTCAGTGCTGAATTTATTGAAATGAGGCGGCAAGCATTGGATGTATTTGTAAATAGGATAGCATCACATCATGAACTAAAACAAAGTGAGGACCTGAGGTTGTTTTTGCAGGCAGAGGAAGAG ACAATGGAACGATTAAGGTCACACGAGACTGGCATATTCAAGAAGAAACCAGCCGATCTAATGCAGATTTTTAAG GATGTGCAATCTAAAGTCAGCGATGTTGTCCTTGGGAAAGAGAAGCCAGTAGAAGAATCAGATCCTGAGTATGAAAAGATGAAACATTACATCTTTGAGCTTGAAAACCACTTGGCTGAAGCTCAAAAGCATGCATACCGTCTTGTGAAGAGGCACAGAG AGTTGGGGCAATCACTGTCTGATTTTGGAAAAGCAGTAAAACTTCTAGGTGCTTCTGAAGGAAATGCTCTTGGGAAAGCGTTCTCTGAACTTGGGATGAAGTCAGAGATTTTATCAGCCAAGTTGCAAAAGGAG GCTCATCAGCTCTTGATGAATTTTGAAGAACCTTTGAAAGATTATGTCCATGCTGTACAATCTATTAAG GCAACAATAGCAGAGAGGGCCAATGCCTTCAGAAGACAATGTGAACTGGCTGAAACAATGAAGCTAAAGGAGATTAATCT TGACAAGCTCATGCTGATTCGATCTGATAAAGTTGCAGAAGCTGAACATGAATATAAAGAG TTGAAGGCAGAGAGTGAACAGGCGACGAAGACATTTGAGACGATTGTGAAACTAATGAATGAAGAGATGGGGCGTTTTCAGGAACAGAAAACATTAGATATGGGGATTGCTTTCCATGAATTTGCCAAAGGGCAGGCACGTCTAGCAAATGGTATTGCAGATGCGTGGAGAAGTTTGCTTCCCAAACTGGAAGCATGTTCCTCCTCGTAG
- the LOC100804649 gene encoding sorting nexin-1-like isoform X1, with protein MTIINMNPPQRTLSGSSQSPRSPSSSSQPFLSVSVTDPVKLGNGVQAYISYRVITKTNFPEYQGPEKIVIRRYSDFVWLRDRLFEKYKGIFIPPLPEKSAVEKFRFSAEFIEMRRQALDVFVNRIASHHELKQSEDLRLFLQAEEETMERLRSHETGIFKKKPADLMQIFKDVQSKVSDVVLGKEKPVEESDPEYEKMKHYIFELENHLAEAQKHAYRLVKRHRELGQSLSDFGKAVKLLGASEGNALGKAFSELGMKSEILSAKLQKEAHQLLMNFEEPLKDYVHAVQSIKATIAERANAFRRQCELAETMKLKEINLDKLMLIRSDKVAEAEHEYKELKAESEQATKTFETIVKLMNEEMGRFQEQKTLDMGIAFHEFAKGQARLANGIADAWRSLLPKLEACSSS; from the exons ATGACCATCATTAACATGAACCCCCCG cagagAACTCTCTCCGGTTCGTCACAGAGCCCTAGATCTCCGTCTTCGTCGTCGCAACCTTTTCTCTCCGTCTCCGTCACCGATCCCGTTAAGCTCGGCAATGGCGTCCAAGCCTATATCTCCTACCGCGTCATCACCAAA ACAAATTTTCCTGAATACCAAGGACCTGAGAAGATTGTCATCCGACGTTACAGTGACTTTGTCTGGTTACGTGATCGCCTTTTTGAGAAGTACAAAGGCATTttcattccccctcttccagaGAAAAGTGCTGTAG AGAAATTTCGTTTCAGTGCTGAATTTATTGAAATGAGGCGGCAAGCATTGGATGTATTTGTAAATAGGATAGCATCACATCATGAACTAAAACAAAGTGAGGACCTGAGGTTGTTTTTGCAGGCAGAGGAAGAG ACAATGGAACGATTAAGGTCACACGAGACTGGCATATTCAAGAAGAAACCAGCCGATCTAATGCAGATTTTTAAG GATGTGCAATCTAAAGTCAGCGATGTTGTCCTTGGGAAAGAGAAGCCAGTAGAAGAATCAGATCCTGAGTATGAAAAGATGAAACATTACATCTTTGAGCTTGAAAACCACTTGGCTGAAGCTCAAAAGCATGCATACCGTCTTGTGAAGAGGCACAGAG AGTTGGGGCAATCACTGTCTGATTTTGGAAAAGCAGTAAAACTTCTAGGTGCTTCTGAAGGAAATGCTCTTGGGAAAGCGTTCTCTGAACTTGGGATGAAGTCAGAGATTTTATCAGCCAAGTTGCAAAAGGAG GCTCATCAGCTCTTGATGAATTTTGAAGAACCTTTGAAAGATTATGTCCATGCTGTACAATCTATTAAG GCAACAATAGCAGAGAGGGCCAATGCCTTCAGAAGACAATGTGAACTGGCTGAAACAATGAAGCTAAAGGAGATTAATCT TGACAAGCTCATGCTGATTCGATCTGATAAAGTTGCAGAAGCTGAACATGAATATAAAGAG TTGAAGGCAGAGAGTGAACAGGCGACGAAGACATTTGAGACGATTGTGAAACTAATGAATGAAGAGATGGGGCGTTTTCAGGAACAGAAAACATTAGATATGGGGATTGCTTTCCATGAATTTGCCAAAGGGCAGGCACGTCTAGCAAATGGTATTGCAGATGCGTGGAGAAGTTTGCTTCCCAAACTGGAAGCATGTTCCTCCTCGTAG
- the LOC100804649 gene encoding sorting nexin-1-like isoform X3 gives MTIINMNPPTNFPEYQGPEKIVIRRYSDFVWLRDRLFEKYKGIFIPPLPEKSAVEKFRFSAEFIEMRRQALDVFVNRIASHHELKQSEDLRLFLQAEEETMERLRSHETGIFKKKPADLMQIFKDVQSKVSDVVLGKEKPVEESDPEYEKMKHYIFELENHLAEAQKHAYRLVKRHRELGQSLSDFGKAVKLLGASEGNALGKAFSELGMKSEILSAKLQKEAHQLLMNFEEPLKDYVHAVQSIKATIAERANAFRRQCELAETMKLKEINLDKLMLIRSDKVAEAEHEYKELKAESEQATKTFETIVKLMNEEMGRFQEQKTLDMGIAFHEFAKGQARLANGIADAWRSLLPKLEACSSS, from the exons ATGACCATCATTAACATGAACCCCCCG ACAAATTTTCCTGAATACCAAGGACCTGAGAAGATTGTCATCCGACGTTACAGTGACTTTGTCTGGTTACGTGATCGCCTTTTTGAGAAGTACAAAGGCATTttcattccccctcttccagaGAAAAGTGCTGTAG AGAAATTTCGTTTCAGTGCTGAATTTATTGAAATGAGGCGGCAAGCATTGGATGTATTTGTAAATAGGATAGCATCACATCATGAACTAAAACAAAGTGAGGACCTGAGGTTGTTTTTGCAGGCAGAGGAAGAG ACAATGGAACGATTAAGGTCACACGAGACTGGCATATTCAAGAAGAAACCAGCCGATCTAATGCAGATTTTTAAG GATGTGCAATCTAAAGTCAGCGATGTTGTCCTTGGGAAAGAGAAGCCAGTAGAAGAATCAGATCCTGAGTATGAAAAGATGAAACATTACATCTTTGAGCTTGAAAACCACTTGGCTGAAGCTCAAAAGCATGCATACCGTCTTGTGAAGAGGCACAGAG AGTTGGGGCAATCACTGTCTGATTTTGGAAAAGCAGTAAAACTTCTAGGTGCTTCTGAAGGAAATGCTCTTGGGAAAGCGTTCTCTGAACTTGGGATGAAGTCAGAGATTTTATCAGCCAAGTTGCAAAAGGAG GCTCATCAGCTCTTGATGAATTTTGAAGAACCTTTGAAAGATTATGTCCATGCTGTACAATCTATTAAG GCAACAATAGCAGAGAGGGCCAATGCCTTCAGAAGACAATGTGAACTGGCTGAAACAATGAAGCTAAAGGAGATTAATCT TGACAAGCTCATGCTGATTCGATCTGATAAAGTTGCAGAAGCTGAACATGAATATAAAGAG TTGAAGGCAGAGAGTGAACAGGCGACGAAGACATTTGAGACGATTGTGAAACTAATGAATGAAGAGATGGGGCGTTTTCAGGAACAGAAAACATTAGATATGGGGATTGCTTTCCATGAATTTGCCAAAGGGCAGGCACGTCTAGCAAATGGTATTGCAGATGCGTGGAGAAGTTTGCTTCCCAAACTGGAAGCATGTTCCTCCTCGTAG
- the LOC100804649 gene encoding sorting nexin-1-like isoform X2 has protein sequence MTIINMNPPRTLSGSSQSPRSPSSSSQPFLSVSVTDPVKLGNGVQAYISYRVITKTNFPEYQGPEKIVIRRYSDFVWLRDRLFEKYKGIFIPPLPEKSAVEKFRFSAEFIEMRRQALDVFVNRIASHHELKQSEDLRLFLQAEEETMERLRSHETGIFKKKPADLMQIFKDVQSKVSDVVLGKEKPVEESDPEYEKMKHYIFELENHLAEAQKHAYRLVKRHRELGQSLSDFGKAVKLLGASEGNALGKAFSELGMKSEILSAKLQKEAHQLLMNFEEPLKDYVHAVQSIKATIAERANAFRRQCELAETMKLKEINLDKLMLIRSDKVAEAEHEYKELKAESEQATKTFETIVKLMNEEMGRFQEQKTLDMGIAFHEFAKGQARLANGIADAWRSLLPKLEACSSS, from the exons ATGACCATCATTAACATGAACCCCCCG agAACTCTCTCCGGTTCGTCACAGAGCCCTAGATCTCCGTCTTCGTCGTCGCAACCTTTTCTCTCCGTCTCCGTCACCGATCCCGTTAAGCTCGGCAATGGCGTCCAAGCCTATATCTCCTACCGCGTCATCACCAAA ACAAATTTTCCTGAATACCAAGGACCTGAGAAGATTGTCATCCGACGTTACAGTGACTTTGTCTGGTTACGTGATCGCCTTTTTGAGAAGTACAAAGGCATTttcattccccctcttccagaGAAAAGTGCTGTAG AGAAATTTCGTTTCAGTGCTGAATTTATTGAAATGAGGCGGCAAGCATTGGATGTATTTGTAAATAGGATAGCATCACATCATGAACTAAAACAAAGTGAGGACCTGAGGTTGTTTTTGCAGGCAGAGGAAGAG ACAATGGAACGATTAAGGTCACACGAGACTGGCATATTCAAGAAGAAACCAGCCGATCTAATGCAGATTTTTAAG GATGTGCAATCTAAAGTCAGCGATGTTGTCCTTGGGAAAGAGAAGCCAGTAGAAGAATCAGATCCTGAGTATGAAAAGATGAAACATTACATCTTTGAGCTTGAAAACCACTTGGCTGAAGCTCAAAAGCATGCATACCGTCTTGTGAAGAGGCACAGAG AGTTGGGGCAATCACTGTCTGATTTTGGAAAAGCAGTAAAACTTCTAGGTGCTTCTGAAGGAAATGCTCTTGGGAAAGCGTTCTCTGAACTTGGGATGAAGTCAGAGATTTTATCAGCCAAGTTGCAAAAGGAG GCTCATCAGCTCTTGATGAATTTTGAAGAACCTTTGAAAGATTATGTCCATGCTGTACAATCTATTAAG GCAACAATAGCAGAGAGGGCCAATGCCTTCAGAAGACAATGTGAACTGGCTGAAACAATGAAGCTAAAGGAGATTAATCT TGACAAGCTCATGCTGATTCGATCTGATAAAGTTGCAGAAGCTGAACATGAATATAAAGAG TTGAAGGCAGAGAGTGAACAGGCGACGAAGACATTTGAGACGATTGTGAAACTAATGAATGAAGAGATGGGGCGTTTTCAGGAACAGAAAACATTAGATATGGGGATTGCTTTCCATGAATTTGCCAAAGGGCAGGCACGTCTAGCAAATGGTATTGCAGATGCGTGGAGAAGTTTGCTTCCCAAACTGGAAGCATGTTCCTCCTCGTAG